A DNA window from Camelina sativa cultivar DH55 chromosome 17, Cs, whole genome shotgun sequence contains the following coding sequences:
- the LOC104754482 gene encoding photosystem II repair protein PSB27-H1, chloroplastic: MASASATATLLKPNPPPHKPSITASVSPPLPPPRRNHLLRRDFLSLAATSTVLTQSIQFLAPAPASAAEDEEYIKDTSAVISKVRNTLSMAKTDPNVADAVAELREASNSWVAKYRKEKALLGKTSFRDIYSALNAVSGHYVSFGPTAPIPAKRKARILEEMETAEKALSRGR; this comes from the coding sequence ATGGCTTCAGCATCAGCGACAGCTACTCTTCTCAAACCCAATCCTCCGCCGCATAAACCGTCCATCACCGCCTCCGTATCTCCGCCTCTTCCTCCCCCACGTCGCAACCACCTCCTCCGCCGCGATTTCCTCTCTCTAGCGGCCACATCCACGGTTCTGACCCAATCAATCCAGTTTCTAGCTCCGGCGCCTGCCTCTGCCGCCGAAGATGAAGAGTATATTAAAGATACATCGGCAGTGATCAGTAAAGTTAGGAACACGCTTTCGATGGCGAAGACAGATCCGAACGTGGCTGACGCTGTGGCTGAGCTGAGAGAAGCGTCCAACTCATGGGTTGCCAAGTACCGGAAAGAGAAAGCTCTTCTCGGGAAAACTTCTTTCCGGGACATTTACTCGGCGTTGAATGCGGTTTCGGGTCATTATGTGAGTTTTGGTCCGACGGCTCCGATTCCGGCGAAGAGGAAGGCGAGGATTCTTGAAGAGATGGAGACTGCTGAAAAAGCTCTCTCAAGAGGCAGATAA
- the LOC104754483 gene encoding uncharacterized protein LOC104754483, with protein MVNVKGSTKKSNLDRFLHCITPLVPPQSLPKAENRTLNRLWHPWEREKVEFFRLSDLWDCYDEWSAYGASVPIHLSNGESSLVQYYVPYLSAIQICTSHSSLITLREESEDGECEGRDPFSDSGSDESVSEEGLENNTLLHPNDRLGYLYLQYFERSAPYTRVPLMDKINELAQRYPGLMSLRSVDLSPASWMSVAWYPIYHIPMGRTIKDLSTCFLTYHTLSSSFQDMEPEENGGDKERMRKEGEDITLLPFGMATYKMQLQGDVWLSQDHDDQERLASLYSVADSWLKQLRVQHHDFNYFCSMSMTHRG; from the exons ATGGTGAACGTTAAAGGGTCTacaaaaaaatcgaatcttGATCGATTCCTTCATTGCATAACACCTCTTGTGCCACCCCAATCTCTTCCCAAG GCGGAGAATAGAACCCTAAATCGATTGTGGCATCCATGGGAGAGAGAAAAGGTTGAGTTTTTCAGGTTGAGTGATTTGTGGGATTGTTATGATGAATGGAGCGCTTATGGAGCTAGTGTTCCTATTCATCTTTCCAATGGTGAATCTTCTCTTGTTCAATACTACGTTCCTTACCTCTCTGCCATCCAGATTTGCACCTCTCACTCCTCCTTGATCACATTAAG GGAAGAGTCTGAAGATGGGGAATGTGAGGGTAGAGATCCTTTTAGCGATTCAGGTAGTGATGAGAGTGTCTCTGAGGAAGGACTTGAGAACAACACGCTCTTGCATCCGAATGATCGTTTGGGTTATCTTTATCTCCAATACTTTGAGAGATCAGCTCCTTATACCAGAGTTCCTCTCATGGATAAG ATCAATGAATTGGCTCAGAGATACCCTGGATTGATGTCGTTGAGAAGCGTAGATCTTTCTCCAGCTAGTTGGATGTCGGTAGCGTGGTACCCGATTTACCATATACCAATGGGAAGAACCATCAAAGACTTATCCACTTGTTTCCTCACTTATCACactctttcctcttctttccAAG ATATGGAACCAGAAGAAAATGGTGGGGACAAGGAGAGGATGCGGAAGGAAGGGGAAGACATAACTCTGCTCCCATTTGGGATGGCTACTTACAAGATGCAATTGCAAGGCGATGTTTGGCTTTCGCAGGATCATGATGATCAAGAAAGATTGGCTTCGCTTTACAGCGTTGCAGATTCTTGGCTAAAACAGCTTAGGGTCCAACATCATGACTTCAACTACTTCTGCAGTATGTCAATGACTCATCGTGGCTAA
- the LOC104754484 gene encoding ELMO domain-containing protein A-like isoform X1, translated as MNICVPLMKSRKRRQFFPSCSSHHQVEDDEAWERREKGNKEPRWQWSSSSAHVIAQLANYLFYEPVVVATGMVGTRSWIGGLFTRSNRRQDKSSVDYTLSPLQEERLQKLQDRMVVPFDETRIDHQESLKSLWNVAYPNVSLTGLVTEQWKEMGWQGPNPSTDFRGCGIIALENLLFSARTYPGCFRRLLFKQRGDRAKWEYPFAVAGINISFMLIQMLDLQNNAKPKCLPGMNFLKLLEEDENAFDVLYCIAFAMMDAQWLAMHASYMEFNEVLQATRNQLERELSLDDIHRIQDLPAYNLLFQ; from the exons ATGAACATTTGTGTCCCTCTCATGAAGTCCAGGAAACGTAGGCAGTTCTTTCCTTCTTGTTCGTCTCATCACCAA GTAGAGGACGATGAAGCGTGGGAAAGGCGAGAAAAAGGCAACAAAGAGCCGAGATGGCAGTGGTCAAGTAGTTCCGCTCACGTAATAGCTCAATTGgctaattatttgtttta TGAACCGGTGGTTGTAGCTACGGGTATGGTTGGAACTAGATCATGGATAGGAGGGCTCTTCACACGCTCCAATAGACGTCAAGACAAGTCATCAGTCGATTACACTTTGTCTCCTCTTCAG GAGGAAAGACTTCAAAAGCTGCAAGACCGTATGGTTGTACCTTTCGACGAGACACGAATTGATCATCAG GAATCACTAAAATCATTGTGGAATGTCGCGTATCCGAATGTTAGTCTCACGGGTTTAGTAACAGAACAATGGAAAGAAATGGGATGGCAAGGTCCCAATCCATCTACCGATTTCAG GGGTTGCGGAATTATCGCCCTAGAGAATTTGCTATTTTCTGCAAGAACTTATCCG GGTTGTTTCCGGAGGCTATTGTTCAAACAAAGAGGCGACCGGGCAAAGTGGGAGTACCCTTTTGCGGTGGCCGGAATCAACATCTCCTTCATGTTGATCCAAATGCTCGATTTACAAAATAATG CAAAGCCGAAATGTCTTCCAGGGATGAATTTTCTCAAACTCTTAGAAG AAGACGAGAATGCATTCGATGTACTATACTGTATAGCTTTCGCGATGATGGATGCTCAATGGCTTGCAATGCACGCTTCTTACATGGAATTCAAT GAAGTATTACAGGCGACTCGGAATCAGCTAGAGAGAGAGCTTTCTTTGGATGATATTCATCGGATTCAAGATCTTCCTGCCTACAATCTTTTGTTccaatag
- the LOC104754484 gene encoding ELMO domain-containing protein A-like isoform X3, with amino-acid sequence MKRGKGEKKATKSRDGSGQVVPLTEPVVVATGMVGTRSWIGGLFTRSNRRQDKSSVDYTLSPLQEERLQKLQDRMVVPFDETRIDHQESLKSLWNVAYPNVSLTGLVTEQWKEMGWQGPNPSTDFRGCGIIALENLLFSARTYPGCFRRLLFKQRGDRAKWEYPFAVAGINISFMLIQMLDLQNNAKPKCLPGMNFLKLLEEDENAFDVLYCIAFAMMDAQWLAMHASYMEFNEVLQATRNQLERELSLDDIHRIQDLPAYNLLFQ; translated from the exons ATGAAGCGTGGGAAAGGCGAGAAAAAGGCAACAAAGAGCCGAGATGGCAGTGGTCAAGTAGTTCCGCTCAC TGAACCGGTGGTTGTAGCTACGGGTATGGTTGGAACTAGATCATGGATAGGAGGGCTCTTCACACGCTCCAATAGACGTCAAGACAAGTCATCAGTCGATTACACTTTGTCTCCTCTTCAG GAGGAAAGACTTCAAAAGCTGCAAGACCGTATGGTTGTACCTTTCGACGAGACACGAATTGATCATCAG GAATCACTAAAATCATTGTGGAATGTCGCGTATCCGAATGTTAGTCTCACGGGTTTAGTAACAGAACAATGGAAAGAAATGGGATGGCAAGGTCCCAATCCATCTACCGATTTCAG GGGTTGCGGAATTATCGCCCTAGAGAATTTGCTATTTTCTGCAAGAACTTATCCG GGTTGTTTCCGGAGGCTATTGTTCAAACAAAGAGGCGACCGGGCAAAGTGGGAGTACCCTTTTGCGGTGGCCGGAATCAACATCTCCTTCATGTTGATCCAAATGCTCGATTTACAAAATAATG CAAAGCCGAAATGTCTTCCAGGGATGAATTTTCTCAAACTCTTAGAAG AAGACGAGAATGCATTCGATGTACTATACTGTATAGCTTTCGCGATGATGGATGCTCAATGGCTTGCAATGCACGCTTCTTACATGGAATTCAAT GAAGTATTACAGGCGACTCGGAATCAGCTAGAGAGAGAGCTTTCTTTGGATGATATTCATCGGATTCAAGATCTTCCTGCCTACAATCTTTTGTTccaatag
- the LOC104754484 gene encoding ELMO domain-containing protein A-like isoform X2, with product MSVMRIFHCNLQVEDDEAWERREKGNKEPRWQWSSSSAHVIAQLANYLFYEPVVVATGMVGTRSWIGGLFTRSNRRQDKSSVDYTLSPLQEERLQKLQDRMVVPFDETRIDHQESLKSLWNVAYPNVSLTGLVTEQWKEMGWQGPNPSTDFRGCGIIALENLLFSARTYPGCFRRLLFKQRGDRAKWEYPFAVAGINISFMLIQMLDLQNNAKPKCLPGMNFLKLLEEDENAFDVLYCIAFAMMDAQWLAMHASYMEFNEVLQATRNQLERELSLDDIHRIQDLPAYNLLFQ from the exons ATGAGTGTCATGCGCATTTTTCATTGTAACTTGCAA GTAGAGGACGATGAAGCGTGGGAAAGGCGAGAAAAAGGCAACAAAGAGCCGAGATGGCAGTGGTCAAGTAGTTCCGCTCACGTAATAGCTCAATTGgctaattatttgtttta TGAACCGGTGGTTGTAGCTACGGGTATGGTTGGAACTAGATCATGGATAGGAGGGCTCTTCACACGCTCCAATAGACGTCAAGACAAGTCATCAGTCGATTACACTTTGTCTCCTCTTCAG GAGGAAAGACTTCAAAAGCTGCAAGACCGTATGGTTGTACCTTTCGACGAGACACGAATTGATCATCAG GAATCACTAAAATCATTGTGGAATGTCGCGTATCCGAATGTTAGTCTCACGGGTTTAGTAACAGAACAATGGAAAGAAATGGGATGGCAAGGTCCCAATCCATCTACCGATTTCAG GGGTTGCGGAATTATCGCCCTAGAGAATTTGCTATTTTCTGCAAGAACTTATCCG GGTTGTTTCCGGAGGCTATTGTTCAAACAAAGAGGCGACCGGGCAAAGTGGGAGTACCCTTTTGCGGTGGCCGGAATCAACATCTCCTTCATGTTGATCCAAATGCTCGATTTACAAAATAATG CAAAGCCGAAATGTCTTCCAGGGATGAATTTTCTCAAACTCTTAGAAG AAGACGAGAATGCATTCGATGTACTATACTGTATAGCTTTCGCGATGATGGATGCTCAATGGCTTGCAATGCACGCTTCTTACATGGAATTCAAT GAAGTATTACAGGCGACTCGGAATCAGCTAGAGAGAGAGCTTTCTTTGGATGATATTCATCGGATTCAAGATCTTCCTGCCTACAATCTTTTGTTccaatag
- the LOC104754485 gene encoding protochlorophyllide reductase C, chloroplastic: MALQAACSLLPSTISIQKESKFNASLKETTLTGSSLSNHYRADKISTLLTIKEQRRQKPRFSTGVRAQTVTATPPASEASPEQKKTERKGTAVITGASSGLGLATAKALADTGKWHVIMACRNFLKAEKAAKSVGMSKEDYTVMHLDLASLESVKQFVDNFRRTEQQLDVLVCNAAVYQPTAKEPSFTAEGFELSVGTNHLGHFLLSRLLLEDLKKSDYPSKRMIIVGSITGNTNTLAGNVPPKANLGDLRGLASGLDGQNSSMIDGGEYDGAKAYKDSKVCNMLTMQELHRRYHEETGVTFASLYPGCIATTGLFREHIPLFRLLFPPFQKYITKGYVSEEEAGKRLAQVVSDPSLGKSGVYWSWNNNSSSFENQLSKEASDAEKAKKLWEVSEKLVGLAS, translated from the exons ATGGCTCTTCAAGCTGcttgttctcttcttccttcaaccATTTCAATCCAAAAAGAG AGCAAATTCAATGCTTCTCTAAAGGAGACGACTTTAACTGGTTCTTCATTATCAAACCATTATAGAGCCGACAAAATCTCCACCCTCTTAACCATCAAG GAACAGAGGAGACAAAAGCCGCGATTCTCCACCGGTGTTCGCGCACAGACGGTTACAGCAACGCCGCCGGCGAGCGAGGCATCCCCGGAGCAAAAGAAGACTGAGAGAAAAGGCACTGCAGTGATCACCGGAGCTTCTTCTGGTTTAGGTTTAGCCACGGCAAAGGCTTTAGCAGACACAGGGAAATGGCATGTGATCATGGCTTGCAGGAACTTTCTCAAGGCCGAGAAAGCAGCCAAGTCTGTAGGAATGTCTAAGGAAGATTACACAGTGATGCATCTTGATCTTGCTTCGCTCGAAAGCGTGAAGCAGTTCGTTGATAATTTCAGGAGAACAGAACAGCAACTCGATGTTCTTGTCTGCAATGCCGCGGTTTACCAACCGACTGCTAAAGAACCTTCTTTTACAGCTGAAGGGTTTGAGCTTAGCGTTGGAACCAACCATCTGGGACACTTTCTTCTCTCAAGATTGCTTCTTGAAGACCTGAAAAAATCGGATTATCCATCGAAACGTATGATCATCGTAGGATCTATAACAG GAAACACAAACACGTTGGCTGGGAATGTGCCACCAAAGGCAAACCTTGGCGACTTAAGAGGCTTAGCATCGGGATTGGATGGACAAAACAGTTCAATGATAGATGGAGGAGAGTATGATGGAGCCAAGGCTTACAAAGACAGCAAAGTCTGCAATATGCTGACAATGCAGGAGCTTCACAGACGTTACCACGAGGAAACCGGAGTCACCTTTGCTTCTCTTTACCCTGGCTGCATCGCTACAACCGGGTTGTTCAGAGAACACATACCGCTGTTTCGGCTTCTTTTTCCACCTTTTCAGAAGTATATCACCAAAGGTTATGtatctgaagaagaagctgggAAAAGATTAGCACAG GTTGTGAGCGACCCTAGTCTTGGAAAGTCAGGTGTGTACTGGAGCTGGAACAATAACTCGTCCTCGTTTGAGAATCAGCTTTCTAAAGAAGCAAGTGATGCAGAGAAGGCGAAAAAGCTGTGGGAGGTTAGCGAGAAGCTTGTTGGTTTGGCTTCTTGA
- the LOC104754487 gene encoding N-alpha-acetyltransferase 11-like produces MEKGVVMELIRGSTNWAKVVEDIVKLEKKTFPKHESLAQTFDGELRKRNAGLLYVDVDGETMGYAMYSWPSSLCASITKLAVKENCRRQGHGEALLRAAIDKCRSRKVQRVSLHVDPTRSAAVNLYKKLGFQVDCLVKSYYSADRDAYRMYLDFDDSV; encoded by the exons ATGGAGAAAGGGGTAGTGATGGAGCTGATTAGAGGGTCTACCAATTGGGCCAAAGTTGTGGAAGATATCGTGAAGCTTGAGAAGAAAACGTTCCCTAAACACGAATCTCTCGCTCAAACTTTCGACGGAGAGCTGCGCAAGAGAAACGCCGGTTTGCTATACGTCGACGTCGACGGAGAAACAATGGGTTATGCTATGTATTCTTGGCCGTCTTCGCTTTGCGCTTCCATCACCAAGCTCGCAG TGAAGGAGAATTGCAGGAGACAAGGTCATGGAGAAGCATTGTTGAGAGCAGCTATCGACAAGTGCAGAAGCAGAAAGGTGCAACGGGTTTCACTTCATGTCGACCCCACGAGAAGTGCTGCGGTGAATCTGTACAAAAAACTTGGGTTCCAAGTAGACTGTCTAGTGAAAAGTTATTACTCCGCTGATAGAGATGCTTACAGAATGTACCTAGATTTTGATGACTCTGTTTAG
- the LOC104754486 gene encoding protein ACCELERATED CELL DEATH 6 yields the protein QEEEQHQQAKEAAELAKQEEEEKDHIIVTSRGSFSEPNQLTISQNRDESKIMNRGILCALRAGDQESFIKRISNDEMVIPQLVDKQGNSPLPLASSLGHYHIVEHIVRRFGYLSKHENSMRETPLHVAARSGNLSIVKSLVNSTDCSVLSAKSKIGDTALHAALKGKHEDVAFYLVGMKHDVSFNENDDEVSPLYLAVEAGYYKIVRKMLECSCCPSKLASMSSGKSVVHAAMRAKSKDILGIVLSQDSGLVKSRCKEGKTCLSLGASIGFYKGVCYILKEFDKPTSHLCYLTDDDGFTPIHMAAKEGQAKILEELLKHCPDSIELLNNKCQNILHVAAESGKSKIVKYILGLDNQKRLVNEQDANGNTPLHLATKNWHPNVVSMLTWNTEVNLKALNNGGFTALDIAEKKFNNDYILRRRLTWMALISAGAPNGPKLIPLKMSKNKKSEWGYTDKFKDRINTLMVTATLVATVTFAAGFTLPGGYISSAPDLGMAVLVKRTAFKVFLLCDSIAMLSSMVTIMALIWAQLGDVVLIEKAFLVALPLLATALVSMTVAFMAGVSLVVSHIPWLAYFILTLTSVFLLALLLLIVPYVYSYPSQGFLRYIFYFPFILMIYAVSDKEDSSNNND from the exons caagaagaagagcaacACCAACAAGCAAAAGAAGCAGCAGAActtgcaaaacaagaagaagaagaaaaggaccACATCATTGTCACATCTAGGGGTTCATTTTCAGAGCCAAATCAGTTGACCATATCCCAAAACAGAGATGAATCTAAAATAATGAATCGTGGGATTCTATGTGCACTAAGAGCAGGTGACCAAGAATCCTTCATTAAAAGGATCTCAAATGATGAAATGGTCATTCCACAACTCGTAGACAAACAAGGAAACTCGCCACTTCCTCTTGCTTCCTCGTTGGGTCATTACCATATAGTGGAGCATATAGTTCGTCGGTTTGGGTATCTTTCTAAACACGAAAACTCAATGCGTGAGACCCCTCTTCATGTTGCAGCCAGATCAGGTAATCTCAGTATTGTTAAGTCTCTAGTCAACTCAACAGATTGCTCTGTACTCTCAGCTAAAAGCAAGATCGGAGACACTGCTCTACACGCTGCGTTGAAAGGAAAACATGAAGATGTGGCTTTCTACCTAGTAGGTATGAAGCATGATGTATCATTTAATGAGAACGATGATGAAGTCTCTCCTTTATATCTAGCTGTAGAAGCTGGATACTACAAGATCGTGCGTAAAATGCTTGAATGTTCTTGTTGCCCGTCTAAACTAGCTTCCATGTCTAGTGGAAAATCTGTTGTACACGCAGCAATGAGGGCCAAGAGCAAAG ATATACTTGGTATTGTTCTTAGTCAAGATTCAGGGCTTGTGAAATCACGCTGCAAAGAAGGAAAGACATGTCTTTCACTTGGAGCATCTATAGGATTTTATAAAGGAGTTTGCTATATACTAAAGGAATTCGACAAACCAACTTCACACCTTTGTTATCTCACTGATGATGATGGCTTCACTCCAATTCATATGGCGGCAAAGGAAGGACAGGCCAAAATCTTAGAGGAGTTGCTTAAACATTGTCCTGACTCAATAGAGTTGCTTAACAATAAATGTCAAAATATTCTCCATGTTGCTGCGGAAAGTGGTAAGTCGAAAATTGTCAAGTATATCCTAGGACTTGATAACCAGAAAAGACTGGTGAATGAACAAGATGCTAATGGAAACACACCGTTACATCTAGCCACAAAGAATTGGCACCCAAATGTTGTGAGTATGCTTACTTGGAACACTGAAGTTAACCTCAAAGCACTGAACAATGGTGGCTTCACAGCTCTAGACATCGCTGAAAAGAAGTTCAACAATGACTACATACTTCGCAGG AGATTGACTTGGATGGCTTTGATATCTGCTGGTGCACCAAATGGTCCAAAACTGATTCCCTTGAAAATgtcgaaaaacaaaaaatctgagTGGGGATACACAGATAAATTCAAGGATCGTATCAATACTCTTATGGTTACTGCGACTCTTGTAGCTACTGTGACATTCGCAGCAGGTTTCACATTACCTGGAGGTTACATCAGTTCTGCTCCAGATTTAGGCATGGCTGTTTTGGTCAAGAGAACAGCATTCAAGGTTTTTCTGTTGTGCGACAGCATTGCAATGCTTAGTTCCATGGTAACTATAATGGCTCTCATTTGGGCACAGCTCGGCGATGTGGTTCTCATAGAAAAAGCTTTCCTAGTAGCCTTGCCGCTTCTTGCAACAGCTCTTGTGTCAATGACGGTTGCATTTATGGCAGGAGTTTCTCTCGTAGTAAGTCATATTCCTTGGCTTGCCTATTTCATATTGACCTTAACTTCAGTCTTCCTCTTGGCCCTGCTCCTGCTCATCGTTCCTTATGTTTACTCATATCCTAGCCAAGGCTTTCTTCGGTACATCTTTTACTTTCCCTTCATCCTAATGATTTACGCTGTTAGTGACAAAGAAGACAGCAGCAACAATAACGACTAG